From one Solanum lycopersicum chromosome 12, SLM_r2.1 genomic stretch:
- the LOC138340184 gene encoding uncharacterized mitochondrial protein AtMg00810-like gives MTRPDISFSTQTLSQFLQHPKRSHLDAALRVIRYLKKQPGQGLLLASDSDGQVTAFCGADWASCPVTRKSVKKQTTVSRSSAEAEYRSLASTVSELVWLLGLLKEVGTKIQVPVQIYSDSKAVIQIAANSVIMKGPSTLKSIVIS, from the exons ATGACAAGACCAGATATATCATTTAGTACACAGACATTGAGTCAATTTTTACAGCATCCAAAAAGGTCTCATCTTGATGCTGCATTAAGGGTGATCAGATATCTGAAGAAACAACCTGGTCAAGGATTGTTATTAGCAAGTGATTCAGATGGACAAGTTACTGCATTCTGTGGTGCTGATTGGGCATCTTGTCCAGTCACTAGGAAGTCT GTAAAGAAGCAAACAACAGTGTCAAGAAGCTcagctgaagctgagtatagaAGCCTGGCTTCAACTGTCTCAGAATTGGTGTGGCTGCTGGGATTGTTGAAAGAAGTAGGTACTAAGATTCAAGTACCAGTTCAAATATATAGTGACAGTAAGGCTGTTATTCAGATAGCTGCTAATTCAGTTATCATGAAAGGACCAAGCACATTGAAATCGATTGTCATTTCATAA